One genomic segment of Rhizobium gallicum bv. gallicum R602sp includes these proteins:
- a CDS encoding ABC transporter ATP-binding protein — MGQLFLNKVQKFYGDYEVLKGVQLDVKNGEFVVFVGPSGCGKSTLLRMIAGLDATTAGDIVIDGIRVNDLPPVKRGIAMVFQSYALYPHMTVFENIAFPLRVEKMEESKLKAKVENAARILHLDQRLQQKPGMLSGGQRQRVAIGRAIVREPKIFLFDEPLSNLDAALRADMRIELAKLHRQLKATMIYVTHDQVEAMTMADRIVVLDAGDISQTGAPLELYHKPTNLFVAGFIGNPKMNFLPVTCKSVSDAGVEVDHGGQTATLPVAPREGMIGKTLTLGIRPEHVQLGSGDISLTVTPTVIERLGAHTVAYASLNGEGENYCAMLPGSVGIRADTPVVTGINATDCHLFDEAGIAFERRVELTEIDMTVLDPTAA, encoded by the coding sequence TTGGGACAGCTTTTTCTCAATAAGGTTCAGAAATTCTACGGCGACTACGAAGTTCTGAAGGGCGTCCAGCTCGATGTGAAGAACGGCGAGTTCGTTGTCTTCGTTGGTCCCTCAGGTTGCGGCAAATCCACCCTCCTGCGCATGATCGCCGGTCTCGATGCGACAACTGCCGGAGACATCGTCATCGATGGTATCCGGGTCAACGACCTGCCGCCGGTCAAACGCGGCATTGCCATGGTGTTCCAGTCCTACGCGCTTTATCCGCACATGACCGTATTCGAAAACATCGCCTTTCCGCTCCGCGTCGAGAAGATGGAGGAGTCAAAGCTCAAGGCAAAGGTCGAGAATGCGGCGCGTATTCTCCATCTTGATCAGCGCTTGCAGCAGAAGCCCGGCATGCTGTCTGGCGGCCAGCGCCAACGTGTCGCAATCGGCCGCGCCATCGTGCGCGAGCCGAAGATATTCCTCTTCGACGAACCGCTGTCGAACCTCGATGCGGCGCTACGCGCCGATATGCGCATCGAGCTTGCAAAACTGCATCGCCAGTTGAAGGCCACAATGATTTACGTGACGCACGATCAGGTGGAAGCCATGACCATGGCCGACCGCATCGTCGTGCTGGATGCCGGCGATATCTCTCAGACCGGTGCACCACTGGAGCTCTATCACAAGCCGACCAACCTCTTTGTTGCCGGTTTCATCGGAAATCCGAAAATGAACTTCCTGCCGGTTACCTGCAAAAGCGTCAGCGATGCCGGCGTGGAGGTGGACCATGGCGGGCAGACCGCCACTTTGCCGGTTGCTCCGCGCGAGGGCATGATCGGCAAGACGCTTACGCTCGGCATCCGGCCGGAGCATGTGCAGCTTGGATCCGGCGACATCTCGCTGACGGTTACGCCGACCGTTATCGAACGGCTTGGCGCCCATACGGTCGCCTACGCCTCGCTTAACGGCGAGGGCGAAAACTACTGCGCGATGCTTCCCGGCAGTGTCGGAATTCGCGCCGATACGCCTGTCGTCACGGGGATCAACGCCACAGATTGCCACCTCTTCGATGAGGCCGGCATTGCCTTCGAGCGCCGCGTGGAACTCACGGAAATTGACATGACCGTGCTTGACCCGACCGCAGCCTAG
- a CDS encoding rhodanese-like domain-containing protein, with product MSGLIGTLLRAAASLAIALFLTAASTQWSLAEVREPNGLWTGPMRGQTPTTLRGAVVIDLAGLEALMPKNPVLLDVGPADKKPEEFPKDRLWLPTHRSIPGAAWFPGAGAAAFGPTQEEVFFRRVEELTQGDSSKPIVTFCRPECWGSWNAGKRLVMKGYTSVYWFPGGIDSWQEVHDAVEIKPDGDWHSEAAK from the coding sequence ATGTCGGGGCTGATTGGAACCTTGCTGAGGGCTGCCGCCTCACTCGCGATTGCGTTGTTTCTGACCGCTGCCAGCACGCAATGGTCCTTGGCCGAAGTGCGCGAGCCGAACGGCTTGTGGACTGGCCCGATGCGGGGGCAGACACCGACGACGCTCAGAGGTGCCGTCGTCATCGATCTGGCAGGCCTTGAGGCGCTGATGCCTAAAAATCCGGTGCTTCTCGATGTTGGCCCCGCCGATAAGAAGCCGGAAGAATTTCCCAAGGATCGGCTTTGGCTGCCGACCCATCGCTCCATTCCGGGCGCAGCATGGTTTCCGGGCGCCGGCGCAGCGGCTTTTGGGCCGACGCAAGAGGAAGTTTTTTTTCGTCGCGTAGAGGAACTGACGCAAGGAGACAGCTCAAAGCCCATCGTTACTTTCTGCCGTCCCGAGTGCTGGGGTAGTTGGAACGCTGGAAAACGGCTGGTGATGAAGGGCTATACCAGCGTTTATTGGTTCCCAGGCGGAATCGACAGTTGGCAGGAGGTCCACGACGCGGTCGAAATCAAGCCAGACGGGGATTGGCACTCAGAGGCGGCGAAATAG
- a CDS encoding quinoprotein dehydrogenase-associated SoxYZ-like carrier, giving the protein MEILRPIFGVALITAICAGPVPAADSSQADAKREERWQLIADYLFDDREVLPTDSLIKIDAPKRAQDAALVPITLTMPQKDKIKSVYLVIDDNPAPLAAHVTFGPAADSGTLQLRVRIDTYTNVHAVAETKDGKLFSTAAFVKASGGCSAPSGPSDAEAMKGMGEMRMKFAESIQQGKPAEATLMIRHPNFSGMQMNQLTRHFTPARYLEKMTVSYGDQTVLDIVGDISLSTNPVMGFNFVPRGDGPMKVVASDTKGGRWEQSFKVPPATN; this is encoded by the coding sequence ATGGAGATATTGCGACCGATCTTCGGGGTGGCTCTCATCACGGCGATCTGCGCTGGGCCGGTTCCCGCCGCAGACTCGTCCCAGGCGGATGCCAAGCGGGAGGAGCGCTGGCAACTGATTGCCGATTACCTTTTCGACGACCGGGAAGTTCTCCCGACCGATTCATTGATCAAAATCGATGCGCCAAAGCGCGCGCAGGATGCTGCGCTCGTGCCGATCACGCTGACAATGCCCCAAAAGGACAAAATCAAATCGGTTTATCTTGTTATCGATGACAATCCTGCGCCGCTGGCCGCTCATGTCACCTTCGGGCCGGCCGCGGACTCAGGCACGTTGCAGCTGCGTGTGCGGATCGACACCTACACAAACGTTCACGCTGTTGCCGAGACGAAAGACGGAAAACTGTTTTCGACTGCCGCCTTTGTGAAGGCATCAGGCGGCTGCTCGGCGCCTTCCGGCCCCAGCGACGCGGAAGCGATGAAGGGGATGGGGGAAATGAGGATGAAATTCGCCGAAAGCATTCAGCAGGGAAAACCTGCCGAGGCAACGCTGATGATCCGCCACCCGAACTTCAGCGGAATGCAGATGAACCAGCTCACCCGGCATTTCACGCCGGCGCGTTACCTCGAGAAGATGACTGTCTCCTACGGGGATCAGACCGTCCTGGACATTGTGGGCGATATTTCCCTGTCTACAAATCCCGTAATGGGCTTCAATTTTGTGCCCCGCGGCGACGGACCGATGAAGGTGGTCGCGTCCGACACCAAGGGTGGGCGTTGGGAACAGAGTTTCAAGGTGCCTCCGGCCACGAATTAA
- a CDS encoding quinoprotein relay system zinc metallohydrolase 2 produces MSRDKLTWVDHAGRSAGGVCFTRREAIALGLCLCCLPARGFAADSFSLNEVGNGLFIRAAPHEEATRANNGGIANIGFIIGRDSVLVIDPGGSLADGQWLHSQIRKRTNKPIRHVVISHVHPDHCFGASAFAEEQPEFIGHHALSPALNARASHYRERLVEVLGSQSVGGIVYPTREIEGAGEVDLGDRIIRITAHDTAHTDCDLSMFDTSTGTLFPADLLFVDRVPSLDGSLPGWLNEAKRLEGIGAARAVPGHGPAMVDFGPAMAKQVRYLTVLRDETRKAIAEGVEIDKASRVVAAGEGEGWALFDDYNGRNVIQAYKELEWE; encoded by the coding sequence ATGTCAAGAGACAAGCTCACATGGGTCGATCATGCTGGACGGTCCGCCGGTGGCGTTTGCTTCACGCGGCGTGAGGCGATTGCGCTTGGTCTCTGTCTGTGCTGTCTGCCGGCGCGTGGATTTGCTGCCGATTCCTTTTCGTTGAACGAGGTTGGGAACGGCCTCTTCATTCGTGCGGCGCCGCACGAGGAAGCCACACGGGCCAACAACGGAGGCATTGCAAACATAGGCTTTATCATCGGACGCGACAGCGTGCTGGTGATCGATCCTGGAGGCAGTCTAGCAGACGGGCAATGGCTTCACTCACAAATCAGGAAACGGACCAACAAGCCGATCCGGCATGTTGTGATATCCCACGTTCATCCCGATCATTGCTTTGGCGCTTCGGCCTTTGCTGAAGAACAGCCGGAATTTATCGGCCATCACGCTTTGAGCCCCGCTCTTAATGCGAGGGCAAGCCATTATCGCGAGCGTCTTGTCGAGGTTCTCGGATCTCAAAGCGTTGGCGGTATTGTTTATCCTACCCGGGAGATTGAAGGTGCGGGCGAAGTTGATCTCGGCGATCGCATTATCCGGATCACAGCGCATGACACCGCGCATACCGATTGCGACCTGTCGATGTTCGATACGTCCACGGGAACGTTGTTTCCTGCGGACCTGCTCTTCGTCGATCGCGTTCCCTCGCTGGATGGCAGCCTGCCCGGATGGTTGAATGAAGCCAAGCGGCTCGAAGGCATTGGTGCCGCTCGCGCGGTGCCGGGTCATGGACCGGCAATGGTGGACTTCGGACCGGCGATGGCAAAACAGGTACGCTATCTTACGGTTCTCCGCGATGAAACACGCAAGGCGATAGCGGAGGGCGTTGAGATCGACAAGGCCAGCCGAGTGGTAGCTGCGGGAGAAGGCGAGGGCTGGGCGCTGTTCGATGACTATAACGGCCGCAACGTCATTCAAGCTTACAAGGAGCTTGAATGGGAGTAG
- a CDS encoding GNAT family N-acetyltransferase, protein MTLSAPEPLSAAHDVSEFSCGKPTLDHWLKVRAFSNQERGFTAVLVVHAAGRVVGYYGLAPTAVVPSILPRSIRTGQPPDPVPCFLLGQLATDTGWAGRGIGTGLVKHALERCVQAAVLIGGRALMVNAVDHEAGQFWQRRGFTPSKDDPLVLFRSIAAIAASLADAQQQERGR, encoded by the coding sequence GTGACACTATCGGCTCCTGAACCGCTTTCCGCGGCGCATGACGTTTCCGAATTCTCCTGCGGCAAGCCTACGCTCGATCATTGGCTGAAGGTGCGCGCGTTCTCTAATCAGGAAAGGGGCTTCACGGCGGTTCTCGTTGTCCACGCGGCCGGGCGCGTTGTCGGGTATTACGGCTTGGCCCCCACGGCCGTCGTTCCTTCGATCTTGCCGCGCTCGATACGCACGGGGCAACCACCTGATCCGGTTCCCTGTTTCCTTCTTGGCCAGCTTGCCACGGATACAGGTTGGGCCGGGCGTGGCATTGGCACAGGTCTGGTGAAACACGCCCTGGAGCGATGCGTTCAGGCCGCCGTTCTCATTGGCGGACGGGCATTGATGGTCAACGCCGTCGATCACGAAGCCGGTCAATTCTGGCAGCGCCGAGGTTTCACGCCCTCGAAGGACGACCCGCTCGTCCTGTTTCGCTCGATCGCTGCAATCGCCGCATCGCTGGCGGACGCGCAGCAGCAAGAGCGAGGTAGATAA
- a CDS encoding type II toxin-antitoxin system TacA family antitoxin codes for MATTVERKEYPISMRLPEADVAMIDRAATLRGRSRTDFVRDAAVRAAEEVVMENRLIRMSPEGFADFMDVLSRPAAPVPEVVELAKRASPWEAGYVAKR; via the coding sequence ATGGCCACCACAGTCGAACGTAAGGAATACCCGATCTCGATGCGTCTGCCCGAGGCGGACGTCGCAATGATCGATCGTGCTGCCACCTTGCGTGGCCGGTCGCGCACGGACTTCGTGCGCGATGCGGCCGTGCGCGCGGCCGAAGAGGTGGTGATGGAGAACCGCCTGATCAGGATGAGCCCAGAGGGCTTTGCCGACTTCATGGATGTCCTGTCCCGTCCGGCTGCGCCGGTTCCCGAGGTGGTGGAACTGGCTAAGCGAGCCTCGCCTTGGGAAGCTGGCTACGTCGCGAAGCGGTGA
- a CDS encoding EF-hand domain-containing protein, whose protein sequence is MKRFALLTGFAFFTAIAAAAQNQPTAMNQGQMDRLDRNKNGAVERSEYQAFMTSAFASMDKNRDGSLNSDEVARVLNAQQFAAIDANGDGKASQNEFLNKVMTDFKAADRGGDGSLQ, encoded by the coding sequence ATGAAAAGATTCGCCCTACTGACGGGATTCGCTTTTTTTACCGCCATTGCGGCCGCCGCGCAGAATCAACCGACGGCCATGAACCAAGGCCAAATGGATCGCCTCGACCGCAACAAGAACGGAGCGGTCGAGCGATCTGAATATCAGGCCTTTATGACCTCGGCCTTCGCGAGCATGGACAAGAACAGGGACGGAAGCCTGAATTCCGATGAAGTTGCCCGAGTTCTGAATGCCCAGCAATTCGCCGCCATCGACGCCAACGGCGACGGCAAGGCCAGCCAGAATGAGTTTCTCAACAAGGTGATGACGGACTTCAAGGCCGCCGACCGCGGCGGCGACGGGAGCCTGCAGTAG